The following proteins are encoded in a genomic region of Nomascus leucogenys isolate Asia chromosome 17, Asia_NLE_v1, whole genome shotgun sequence:
- the FIGNL1 gene encoding fidgetin-like protein 1 isoform X2: protein MSSVQKMMQAGKRFKDCLLEPAHASVVIHKEATVFDLPKFSVCGSSQESDPLPNSAHDRDRTQDFPESNPLKLLQSAQPPMVTNTAKTCPTFSAPVGESATAKFHVTPLFGNVKKENHSSPKENIGLNMFLSNQSCFPAACENPQRKSFYGSGTTDALSNPILNKACSKTEDNGPKEDSSLPTFKTAKEQLWVDQQKKYHQPQRASGSSYGGVKKSLGASRSRGILGKFVPPIPKQDGGEQNGGMQYKPYGAGPTEPAHPVDERLKNLEPKMIELIMNEIMDHGPPVNWEDIAGVEFAKATIKEIVVWPMLRPDIFTGLRGPPKGILLFGPPGTGKTLIGKCIASQSGATFFSISASSLTSKWVGEGEKMVRALFAVARCQQPAVIFIDEIDSLLSQRGDGEHESSRRIKTEFLVQLDGATTSSEDRILVVGATNRPQEIDEAARRRLVKRLYIPLPEASARKQIVINLMSKEQCCLGEQEIEQIVQQSDGFSGADMTQLCREASLGPIRSLQTADIATITPDQVRPIAYIDFENAFRTVRPSVSPKDLELYENWNKTFGCGK, encoded by the coding sequence atgagTAGTGTACAGAAGATGATGCAAGCTGGCAAAAGATTCAAAGACTGTCTGTTGGAACCTGCTCATGCGTCAGTGGTAATCCATAAGGAGGCCACTGTCTTTGATCTTCCTAAATTTAGTGTTTGTGGTAGTTCTCAAGAGAGTGACCCATTACCTAACTCAGCTCATGATCGAGATAGGACCCAAGACTTCCCAGAGAGCAATCCTTTGAAACTCCTTCAGAGTGCCCAGCCACCTATGGTGACTAACACTGCTAAGACTTGTCCTACATTCTCAGCACCTGTAGGTGAGTCAGCTACTGCAAAATTCCATGTCACACCATTGTTTGGAAATGTCAAAAAGGAAAATCACAGCTctccaaaagaaaacataggactTAATATGTTCTTATCTAACCAGTCTTGTTTTCCTGCTGCCTGTGAAAATCCACAGAGGAAGTCTTTTTATGGTTCTGGCACCACTGATGCACTTTCCAATCCAATACTGAATAAGGCTTGTAGTAAAACAGAAGATAATGGCCCAAAGGAGGATAGCAGCCTGCCTACATTTAAAACTGCAAAAGAACAATTATGGGTAGATCAGCAAAAAAAGTACCACCAACCTCAACGTGCATCAGGGTCTTCATATGGTGGTGTAAAAAAGTCTCTAGGAGCTAGTAGATCCCGAGGAATACTTGGAAAGTTTGTTCCTCCTATACCCAAGCAAGATGGGGGAGAGCAGAATGGAGGAATGCAGTATAAGCCTTATGGGGCAGGACCTACAGAACCAGCACATCCAGTCGATGAGCGTCTGAAGAACTTGGAGCCAAAAATGATTGAACTTATTATGAATGAGATTATGGATCATGGACCTCCAGTAAATTGGGAAGATATTGCAGGAGTAGAATTTGCTAAAGCCACCATAAAGGAAATAGTTGTGTGGCCCATGTTGAGGCCAGACATCTTTACTGGTTTAAGGGGACCCCCTAAAGGAATTTTGCTCTTTGGTCCTCCTGGGACTGGTAAAACTCTAATTGGCAAGTGCATTGCTAGTCAGTCTGGGGCAACATTCTTTAGCATCTCTGCTTCATCCTTAACTTCTAAATGGGTAGGTGAGGGGGAGAAAATGGTCCGTGCATTGTTTGCTGTTGCAAGGTGTCAGCAACCAGCTGTGATATTTATTGATGAAATTGATTCCCTGTTATCTCAACGGGGAGATGGTGAGCATGAGTCTTCTAGAAggataaaaacagaatttttagttcaattagatGGAGCAACAACATCTTCTGAAGATCGTATCCTAGTGGTGGGAGCAACAAATCGGCCACAAGAAATTGATGAGGCTGCCCGGAGAAGATTGGTGAAAAGGCTTTATATTCccctcccagaagcttcagccaGGAAACAGATAGTAATTAATCTAATGTCCAAAGAGCAGTGTTGTCTCGGTGAACAAGAAATTGAACAGATTGTACAGCAGTCTGATGGGTTCTCAGGAGCAGACATGACACAGCTTTGCAGAGAGGCTTCTCTTGGTCCTATTCGCAGTTTACAAACTGCTGACATTGCTACCATAACACCAGATCAAGTTCGA
- the FIGNL1 gene encoding fidgetin-like protein 1 isoform X1 — MQTSSSRSVHLSEWQKNYFAITSGTCTGRKADAYRAQILRIQYAWANSEISEVCATKLFKKYAEKYSAIIDSDNVESGLNNYAENILTLAGSQQTDSDKWQSGLSINNVFKMSSVQKMMQAGKRFKDCLLEPAHASVVIHKEATVFDLPKFSVCGSSQESDPLPNSAHDRDRTQDFPESNPLKLLQSAQPPMVTNTAKTCPTFSAPVGESATAKFHVTPLFGNVKKENHSSPKENIGLNMFLSNQSCFPAACENPQRKSFYGSGTTDALSNPILNKACSKTEDNGPKEDSSLPTFKTAKEQLWVDQQKKYHQPQRASGSSYGGVKKSLGASRSRGILGKFVPPIPKQDGGEQNGGMQYKPYGAGPTEPAHPVDERLKNLEPKMIELIMNEIMDHGPPVNWEDIAGVEFAKATIKEIVVWPMLRPDIFTGLRGPPKGILLFGPPGTGKTLIGKCIASQSGATFFSISASSLTSKWVGEGEKMVRALFAVARCQQPAVIFIDEIDSLLSQRGDGEHESSRRIKTEFLVQLDGATTSSEDRILVVGATNRPQEIDEAARRRLVKRLYIPLPEASARKQIVINLMSKEQCCLGEQEIEQIVQQSDGFSGADMTQLCREASLGPIRSLQTADIATITPDQVRPIAYIDFENAFRTVRPSVSPKDLELYENWNKTFGCGK, encoded by the coding sequence ATGCAGACCTCCAGCTCTAGATCTGTGCACCTGAGTGAATGGCAGAAGAATTACTTTGCAATTACATCTGGCACATGTACAGGACGGAAGGCAGATGCATACCGTGCACAGATATTACGCATTCAGTATGCATGGGCAAACTCTGAGATTTCCGAGGTCTGTGCTACCAAACTGTTCAAAAAATATGCAGAGAAATATTCTGCAATTATTGATTCTGACAATGTTGAATCTGGCTTGAATAATTatgcagaaaacattttaactttGGCAGGATCTCAACAAACAGATAGTGACAAGTGGCAGTCTGGATTgtcaataaataatgttttcaaaatgagTAGTGTACAGAAGATGATGCAAGCTGGCAAAAGATTCAAAGACTGTCTGTTGGAACCTGCTCATGCGTCAGTGGTAATCCATAAGGAGGCCACTGTCTTTGATCTTCCTAAATTTAGTGTTTGTGGTAGTTCTCAAGAGAGTGACCCATTACCTAACTCAGCTCATGATCGAGATAGGACCCAAGACTTCCCAGAGAGCAATCCTTTGAAACTCCTTCAGAGTGCCCAGCCACCTATGGTGACTAACACTGCTAAGACTTGTCCTACATTCTCAGCACCTGTAGGTGAGTCAGCTACTGCAAAATTCCATGTCACACCATTGTTTGGAAATGTCAAAAAGGAAAATCACAGCTctccaaaagaaaacataggactTAATATGTTCTTATCTAACCAGTCTTGTTTTCCTGCTGCCTGTGAAAATCCACAGAGGAAGTCTTTTTATGGTTCTGGCACCACTGATGCACTTTCCAATCCAATACTGAATAAGGCTTGTAGTAAAACAGAAGATAATGGCCCAAAGGAGGATAGCAGCCTGCCTACATTTAAAACTGCAAAAGAACAATTATGGGTAGATCAGCAAAAAAAGTACCACCAACCTCAACGTGCATCAGGGTCTTCATATGGTGGTGTAAAAAAGTCTCTAGGAGCTAGTAGATCCCGAGGAATACTTGGAAAGTTTGTTCCTCCTATACCCAAGCAAGATGGGGGAGAGCAGAATGGAGGAATGCAGTATAAGCCTTATGGGGCAGGACCTACAGAACCAGCACATCCAGTCGATGAGCGTCTGAAGAACTTGGAGCCAAAAATGATTGAACTTATTATGAATGAGATTATGGATCATGGACCTCCAGTAAATTGGGAAGATATTGCAGGAGTAGAATTTGCTAAAGCCACCATAAAGGAAATAGTTGTGTGGCCCATGTTGAGGCCAGACATCTTTACTGGTTTAAGGGGACCCCCTAAAGGAATTTTGCTCTTTGGTCCTCCTGGGACTGGTAAAACTCTAATTGGCAAGTGCATTGCTAGTCAGTCTGGGGCAACATTCTTTAGCATCTCTGCTTCATCCTTAACTTCTAAATGGGTAGGTGAGGGGGAGAAAATGGTCCGTGCATTGTTTGCTGTTGCAAGGTGTCAGCAACCAGCTGTGATATTTATTGATGAAATTGATTCCCTGTTATCTCAACGGGGAGATGGTGAGCATGAGTCTTCTAGAAggataaaaacagaatttttagttcaattagatGGAGCAACAACATCTTCTGAAGATCGTATCCTAGTGGTGGGAGCAACAAATCGGCCACAAGAAATTGATGAGGCTGCCCGGAGAAGATTGGTGAAAAGGCTTTATATTCccctcccagaagcttcagccaGGAAACAGATAGTAATTAATCTAATGTCCAAAGAGCAGTGTTGTCTCGGTGAACAAGAAATTGAACAGATTGTACAGCAGTCTGATGGGTTCTCAGGAGCAGACATGACACAGCTTTGCAGAGAGGCTTCTCTTGGTCCTATTCGCAGTTTACAAACTGCTGACATTGCTACCATAACACCAGATCAAGTTCGA